Genomic DNA from Lutibacter sp. A80:
ATTAATTTCAGATCACTTAGATTATTATACAAGTACTGGAATAGCAGAATTGTTTGGACCTTCAACAATTACTAGTGATGAAAATGCAATTTATACAGAGAAAGGACATCATAATACAAAGACTAATATTTCGCATTTTTTAAAAAAATCTAAAATTTATTACGGTGATAGAACTATTGCTGGCGATAGTCTATATTATAATAGAAATACTGAATTTGCTTCTGCAACTGGTAATATAAAAGTTTTAGACACTGTAAATCAAACAATTATTAAAGGTGGCTATGCAGAATATTTTAAATTAAAAGATTCTGTATTTATTACTGATAGAGCTGTAGCGATTTCTGTTATGGAAAAAGATTCTATGTATGTACATGGAGATAAATTAATGGTTACAGGAAAAACAAATGAGCGATTAATTAAAGCCTTTAAACGCGTAAAAATTTTTAAATCTAACTTACAAGGTAAATGCGATTCTTTGGTTACTAATGAAAAAACAGGAATCACAAAAATGTTTACAAAGCCAGTTATGTGGGCTGAAGGAAACCAGATTACAGGAGATACAATTCATTTTTTATCAAATTTAAAAACAGAACAACTAGATTCTTTAAAAATATTAAACGATGGCTTAATGGTTAAAAAAGATACTGCAGGTTTTAGTCAAATTAAAGGTAAAAACATGTATGGTAAATTTAAAAATAACGATTTAGAATCTCTAGATGTAGTTGGAAACAGTGAAACATTGTTTTTTTTAAGAGATGAACACGATAAACTCTTTGGTATTGATAAAAAACAAAGTAGTGATCATATTTTAATTCTTTTTGAAAATGAGGATGTAAAAAGTATTAATTATTATAAAGCCATAACAGGTAAAACCTACCCTCCTTCTGAATTTGAAATACTAAGTGATGATGAAAAATTATTACCTGGGTTTATTTGGAGAGAAGATGAAAGACCTTTAACAAAAGATGATATTTTTATAAAAGATGAACTTCTAGAAGGTGAAGATTCTGAAAATTCTGAAAAAATTAAAGAAATTAAAGAAATTCCACCAAAAGCAAAAGATTCTATTATAAAACCACCTATAAAAAACGTATTTAAGAGAGAATAAAATTGAAAACACAATTTTTTAAACACCAAGCACAAACAAGTCCACATCCATTAGCTCTAGAAATATCACATGCAAATGGATCTTATGTGTACGATTCCAATAATAAAATGTATTTAGATTTTATTGCTGGAGTATCAGCAAATACATTAGGACACAATCACCCTGCAATATCAAAAGCTATAAAAGATCAGGTTGATAAATATACACATGTAATGGTTTATGGAGAATTTATTCAGAAACCTCAAATAGCAGTCTGTACTTTACTTGCTAAAAATTTACCAAAAAATTTAGAAACTGTATATTTAACTAATTCTGGAACAGAAGCTACAGAAGGCGCTTTAAAATTAGCAAAACGTTTTACAGGTAGAAGCGAAATTATTGCTGCTAAAAACGGATATCATGGGAATACTCAAGGTTCAATGAGTGTTTGTGGTGCTGAAGAACAAAATAGTGCATTTAGACCATTAGTACCAGGAATTAAATTTATAGAATTTAATAATACGCTAGATTTAGATAAAATTACAGCAAAAACTGCAGGTGTAATTTTAGAAACTATACAAGGAGGCGCTGGTTTTATTGAACCTAAAAATAATTATTTACAAAAAGTACTTGATAAATGTAATGAAGTTGGTGCTTTATTAATTTTAGATGAAATACAATCTGGAATTGGAAGAACAGGAAAATTATTTGGTTTTCAAAATTACATTTCCAGTCCTCATATAATTGTTACAGGAAAAGGATTAGGTGGTGGAATGCCAATTGGAGCATTTATTTCTTCTCTTGAAATTATGAGCTGTTTAAAACAACAACCGAAACTTGGACATATTACTACATTTGGTGGACATCCAGTAATTGCTGCAGCTGCAAATGCTACATTAGAAGAACTCTTAAATTCTAATTTAATTAAAGAAACACTTAGTAAAGAAGCTTTAATTAAAAAATTGTTAGTACACCCACTAATTACTGAAATTAGAGGAAAAGGCTTAATGCTTGCAGTGATGGTTGAAACTAGTGAAATTGCATCAAAAGTAATTTTAAAAAGTTTAGAAAAAGGGCTACTACTTTATTGGTTGTTATTTGAAGGAAGAGCTGTTAGAATTTCGCCTCCCCTTACTATTACTGAAGATGAAATATACAAAGGCTGTAATATTATTATTGAAGTTTTAAATGAAGTTTTAGCTGAATACTAACCAAATATTGGGCTTATAAATTAATCTAATCCTGTACCACAAAATTCAATTATTTTTTGGTATTCTAATCCTGGACCATCACAAGCATTCCAGGTAGAAACTAATTTATCTCCGTCTTCTAAAACCATTAAAACCTCTGTTAAATCATTTGTGCAATTGCCAATTAAATCTGTATTTTCATTAAATAAAAATTTAATATATTTCTGATTATCGATGGTTTTATAAGTATATGTGCCATTTCCATTATAAGTAGAATCGTTGGTAAAACGTGTTTTTACAAACGTACTATCAGTATTTTTTAATACATAAATTTCTTGCCATTCCATTTTAGCTCCAGTAGTTTCAGACCCTTCAAAACCACCAGTCATTTTCACTAATTCATAATATCCTTGAAAACCAGTTATTACTTCCGTTTCATCATCATTAGAACAAGAAATTACTAAAATTATTATTATAAATAGTCCTATTATTTTTTTCATCTTTGATAAATAGTTTATAAAATCTTTGAGACTTTCTAAAAAGTAAGTTTAATAATTTAATTGTTTATTTAAACAGCTGCTGAAACCTGATTAAATACAGAAATTCTTATCAATTTACTTTAAAGTTCGTCTCTTAAGATTTTATATTTTGTAATTAAATTGAAAATTTAATCTATTAACCTATTACCTATACGCGGTAAATTAGCAAAACGCTTCACTTAATATTATTTTTTTTTCAATTTTAATTAAAATTAATATTATTCCAACCATAAATTACAATAGTAACTCCAGAATTTTCTTCAATAACATCTTTTGAAAAATTATTAAGTATGGTTTCTAAATTGTTAAATTCGTCAATATTTGTGTAAGTAAAGAATTTTGAAGGATGATTAACCCAATGTCCATCTGAACTTTCCTGGTAAGGCACTCTTCCTTCTCCATCAAATTCAAAAGTTGTAAAATTTGGATTTTGTTCTAATATTGTTAAAAAATCAGTGTAAATTTCCGTGTTATTCGTATTTGTACCACAAACATAGGCAAATGAATTTTCTGGAATTCTAAACGTTTTATTGTACAATGAATTTGTAAAATTAATATCAAAAGGTTCAATAATTACTTTTTCTTCATTAATTACTATTGAATAAGAATCTATAATATCACCATTAATAAAGGTTATTTTAGTTATGTTTTCAGTTAGATCAATATAAGACGTTGCTGGTCCAATTGCAGTTAAGCACAATTCAGGAATAATTAATCCATCAAACCTTATAATTAGTTCGTTTGTATTTATAAATGCTGTTGTTGCTATGCCATAATTAATACACGGATAAATTTCTTCTGTAATTAATCTCAACTTTAATTGAGGTTCTTGTGCTTCATTAGTTAAATAAATTTCTTCTGGCATAAAAGTTATATCAGACTCAATACTATTTCCGTTAATAAATTCTGAATATTCAGAATTGTTGGATATTTCGTCATTAGAATTACAACTAAAAACTATTAGTGATATAAGTATGAATAAGCTGTTTTTCATTTTGACTATTTTTAAAATTTTATTTAAAGGAATTATTCTATAATTTTTAAGTGCGACAATGGTATGTTTATTAATTCTTGCGCATTTATAGTGTTATTTTTCTTTGCAATTCTTACACTTATAGAATCAATAATTAGAGCTTCAGCTATTACAATTTCATCTTTTTGGAAACACATATCCATAATACCTACAACCCCACCAATAACTACCCTATCGCAATATTTTTCGGTTAAAATATATTCACTTAAAGAAAGATCATCATTTTTAGTACAGGCTATACATGATAAGAATAAAAGTGAAAGCAAAAATAATCTCATATTATTAGTTTTTGTATTTATATAAAAAATCAACACTACTTCCTGCACAAAGTAATCTATTTCAAAACTCTACCTAAGTTTAATTATTCTTAGAAAAGCTAAAATTATACCTTAAATGAACACCGCCACTATTAAAATCTATTTGTTGATTTGTTAATGGTTTTAAAGAGTATTTAAAATAAGGTGCAATTGTAATGGACTGACGTTGATTATTAATAGGTAATTTTATACCAAATGATACGTTTAAATAATTTGCAAAATTAAAGGTATTAGAATTTGCTTCTGTAGTTATTTCTGAATTAGTTTGAACAAGTTCGTATTTTACAATATTATTACCTGAAAAATCTTGAGTACTAATTTGTGATCTTTCATTAACCAAATAATTAGCTTCAATATTTTCTTTAATATACTTTGTTGAAGTTACACCTGCAGCAACAAATAAATCTTTTTTAGCAACAGTAAAATTATATGTTACATTTAAAGGAATTTCTATTCCTTTTATTACAGCTTCTTCTGTAATTAATTGACTATTGCTTTTTGCACTAACAACGTCTGAATACAAAGCAGAAGATTGATTTAAATTTAGTTTTTGATCTGCATAAAAAACACCGGTATTTACATCGAATTTAGATGAAATTGGAATTTCTACAGTTATACCACCAGCAAAACCAATATTTGAACTTCCATTATCTTGATTGTAATCAAAAATTGGTGATACTTCTACTCCAAATTTTAAAGATTTTTTTGATGCTTTTTCAATAACTTCATCGGTCTTTTCAAGAGTAGCTAGTAAATCTTCTTTAATTGCTAAAGTATCTTTTTTTAATTGAGTATTTGTATGGTTTTCAGCAATATCAACTGAATTAACTATACTATCCGAAACTAAAGTTTTAGAGATTAACTTAGTATTTGAGTTAGCTAAAGCCTTATTATTTAATAAATTATTAGTTAAAAATTGAGAACTATCGACTTTAATATTAATTGAATTTGGAGTAGCTATTTTT
This window encodes:
- a CDS encoding OstA-like protein; amino-acid sequence: MKNIIFILLLLFSFQGFTQSKKIKILKADNTMVDPKFPGATISIGNIFVEHDGATLRCDKAYIYSEQNLIKAMGNVIINQGDTIIQYSKYVDYDGNKKMATSWGDVILKDELMVLKTDTLYFDREKQHLFYNSWGTIKDTTNLLKSKIGNYYLQTNKFQAFTKVDVTNKDSKLISDHLDYYTSTGIAELFGPSTITSDENAIYTEKGHHNTKTNISHFLKKSKIYYGDRTIAGDSLYYNRNTEFASATGNIKVLDTVNQTIIKGGYAEYFKLKDSVFITDRAVAISVMEKDSMYVHGDKLMVTGKTNERLIKAFKRVKIFKSNLQGKCDSLVTNEKTGITKMFTKPVMWAEGNQITGDTIHFLSNLKTEQLDSLKILNDGLMVKKDTAGFSQIKGKNMYGKFKNNDLESLDVVGNSETLFFLRDEHDKLFGIDKKQSSDHILILFENEDVKSINYYKAITGKTYPPSEFEILSDDEKLLPGFIWREDERPLTKDDIFIKDELLEGEDSENSEKIKEIKEIPPKAKDSIIKPPIKNVFKRE
- a CDS encoding aspartate aminotransferase family protein, which translates into the protein MKTQFFKHQAQTSPHPLALEISHANGSYVYDSNNKMYLDFIAGVSANTLGHNHPAISKAIKDQVDKYTHVMVYGEFIQKPQIAVCTLLAKNLPKNLETVYLTNSGTEATEGALKLAKRFTGRSEIIAAKNGYHGNTQGSMSVCGAEEQNSAFRPLVPGIKFIEFNNTLDLDKITAKTAGVILETIQGGAGFIEPKNNYLQKVLDKCNEVGALLILDEIQSGIGRTGKLFGFQNYISSPHIIVTGKGLGGGMPIGAFISSLEIMSCLKQQPKLGHITTFGGHPVIAAAANATLEELLNSNLIKETLSKEALIKKLLVHPLITEIRGKGLMLAVMVETSEIASKVILKSLEKGLLLYWLLFEGRAVRISPPLTITEDEIYKGCNIIIEVLNEVLAEY